The genomic region AGCTTTACCTGCCCTGGCTGATTATTTTGCCTCATACTATACAGGTATCAATTGAACTTGCAGAAAGCCCCAAATAGCAATGTCCATACCTGTTTTCTTCCTAGACACGCTAAGACTCACTCCACGAGGGACAGGCAAATCCCATTGACACCTTGATTATTAATGAGACCAGCCCCTACTTAAGCAGCCAGCTGGGAGTTGCCATTAGCCAGACATTATGGCTAGCTTCTCAGAGGAAGCAATGGATCGCTACATGTACCCAGCTTACAATCCTTATTCGTATAGGTACCTGAACCCTAGGAATAAAGGGATGAGCTGGAGACAGAAGAACTATTTGGCCAGTTATGGAGACACTGGGGACTACTGTGATAATTATCAGAGGGCTCAGCTGAAGGCCATCTTGTCTCAAGTGAACCCTAACCTCACGCCAAGGCTCTGCAGAGCAAACACAAGGGATGTGGGGGTGCAGGTAAACCCCAGGCAAGATGCATCAGTCCAGTGCTCCTTGGGGCCCAGAACTTTACTCAGAAGGAGACCTGGGGCCCTACGGAAGCCTCCACCAGAGCAAGGGAGTCCTGCCTCCCCCACAAAGACTGTGAGATTCCCCAGGACTATTGCGGTATATTCACCTGTGGCTGCAGGAAGGTTGGCTCCATTTCAGGATGAAGGGGTCAATCTGGAAGAGAAGGGTGAGGCAGTGAGAAGTGAAGGCTCTGAAGGAGGGAGGCAGGAAGGAAAGCAAGGGGATGGAGAGATCAAGGAACAGATGAAGATGGACAAGACAGATGAAGAGGAAGCAGCCCCTGCTCAGACAAGGCCAAAGTTCCAGGTATGTATAATTGCATTCATCTGTGGTGTGTAGTTCAGCAATTTCTGTAGGGCATTCAAAAACCCACCAGCGCCTAATGCtgttgctgggaattgtagtttcacAACATCTGGAGGCAACTAATCATTAGGGATGATATACCTTTAGATTATCTTTGAGTAAGATGTAGATATTCTGAATTTGActatatgcaattggttttcattttgtatttttttcaggtttatttaatttaactaACTTTTTGTTCAGTACTTTTCCAATGTTgaatttcagcagcaatctggttgctagggcctagcTTACcttagaaaccaggcagtggtttgatgAAGAGATTGgtagatgaataggagagggcctgaaaagcacaatataaatgaataatccCAATAAAATTATAACTTTACGGAGCAATAGATTTTTGGGTGCTGAGGTGAGTGACCCCATCTGACCGaaagaataaaa from Xenopus laevis strain J_2021 chromosome 1S, Xenopus_laevis_v10.1, whole genome shotgun sequence harbors:
- the zar1.S gene encoding zygote arrest protein 1; the protein is MYPAYNPYSYRYLNPRNKGMSWRQKNYLASYGDTGDYCDNYQRAQLKAILSQVNPNLTPRLCRANTRDVGVQVNPRQDASVQCSLGPRTLLRRRPGALRKPPPEQGSPASPTKTVRFPRTIAVYSPVAAGRLAPFQDEGVNLEEKGEAVRSEGSEGGRQEGKQGDGEIKEQMKMDKTDEEEAAPAQTRPKFQFLEQKYGYYHCKDCNIRWESAYVWCVQETNKVYFKQFCRTCQKSYNPYRVEDIMCQSCKQTRCACPVKLRHVDPKRPHRQDLCGRCKGKRLSCDSTFSFKYII